The following are encoded together in the Daucus carota subsp. sativus chromosome 5, DH1 v3.0, whole genome shotgun sequence genome:
- the LOC108222362 gene encoding histone H2B → MAPKADKKPAEKKPAAEKSPKPKAGKKLPKEAGSAAVDRKKKHKKSVETYKIYIFKVLKQVHPDIGISSKAMGIMNSFINDIFEKLAGEASKLARYNKKPTITSREIQTAVRLVLPGELAKHAVSEGTKAVTKFTSS, encoded by the coding sequence ATGGCTCCCAAGGCAGATAAAAAACCGGCAGAGAAGAAGCCCGCGGCCGAGAAATCACCAAAGCCGAAAGCCGGCAAGAAGCTCCCGAAAGAGGCCGGTTCAGCGGCGGTGGACAGGAAGAAGAAGCACAAGAAGAGCGTGGAGACTTACAAGATCTACATCTTCAAGGTGTTGAAGCAAGTGCATCCTGATATCGGGATCTCCAGCAAGGCGATGGGGATCATGAACAGTTTTATCAACGATATTTTCGAGAAATTGGCGGGAGAGGCTTCTAAATTGGCCAGGTACAATAAGAAGCCTACGATCACGTCTAGGGAAATTCAGACTGCGGTGAGATTGGTGTTGCCTGGGGAATTGGCTAAGCATGCTGTTTCGGAGGGGACTAAGGCAGTTACCAAGTTTACAAGTTCTTAG
- the LOC108223882 gene encoding methyl-CpG-binding domain-containing protein 7 isoform X1, whose translation MGKERDRGSPEMHVPLRLLMPGYGGGVDENDRQLAVYNPPPPVPVCVSRFSLPEGWEVEEIPRADATRVDRYYYETSTGNKFRSLREVERYITGEVYTPRRSRSKTLRIGYRGSRGKSQNSVYRKMVVSGGKFSQQSQNSVYRKMVISGGKMLKLEEDEDPSQYQMAIVPARNNSTSSSCPLPDGWVVEEVPRNKPHGYVDRYYYEPGTGRKFRSLLSVRRHLAEQNESSTLSETLAELKEYNLPLSKAFKIGSHVKSSNSLWKNTIPREKVQSATFNSPPLKINWVIASAKGDSWNPFIGGSLVPESVKQQWSKRFMMTVSEGSYSAPDI comes from the exons ATGGGGAAGGAGCGCGACCGAGGTTCACCGGAAATGCATGTGCCGTTACGGCTGCTCATGCCCGGATACGGCGGCGGCGTCGACGAGAACGACCGGCAGCTGGCGGTGTACAACCCTCCGCCGCCGGTGCCGGTTTGTGTGTCTCGCTTTAGTCTACCGGAAGGTTGGGAGGTTGAAGAGATCCCACGCGCTGATGCTACTCGTGTTGACAGG TATTACTATGAGACATCAACTGGGAACAAGTTCAGATCTCTAAGAGAGGTGGAGAGGTATATTACTGGAGAAGTATATACACCTAGAAGGAGTAGATCAAAGACTTTGAGGATAGGCTATCGTGGATCTCGTGGCAAG TCGCAGAATTCAGTTTACCGCAAGATGGTCGTCTCTGGTGGAAAG TTTTCTCAACAGTCGCAGAATTCAGTTTACCGCAAGATGGTCATCTCTGGTGGAAAG ATGTTAAAACTTGAGGAGGATGAGGACCCGAGTCAGTATCAAATGGCTATTGTGCCTGCTAGAAACAACTCAACTAGTTCGTCATGCCCACTCCCTGATGGTTGGGTTGTTGAGGAGGTGCCTCGTAATAAGCCTCACGGCTATGTTGACAGG TATTACTATGAGCCAGGGACTGGACGCAAGTTCCGATCTCTATTATCTGTTCGGCGGCACCTCGCAGAACAAAATGAAAGCAGCACATTATCAGAAACACTAGCTGAACTGAAAGAATATAACTTGCCTTTGTCCAAGGCATTTAAGATAGGCAGTCATGTGAAG AGTTCTAACAGTTTGTGGAAGAACACTATCCCGAGGGAGAAAGTGCAGTCAGCAACATTCAACAGCCCCCCCTTGAAAATCAATTGGGTGATTGCTAGTGCAAAGGGAGACTCTTGGAACCCTTTCATTGGTGGATCTCTGGTTCCGGAATCTGTGAAGCAACAATGGTCTAAACGATTCATGATGACCGTCAGTGAAGGCAGCTATTCAGCACCGGACATATAA
- the LOC108223883 gene encoding histone H2A: protein METGGKAKKGFGGRKGGGPRKKAVTRSVRAGLQFPVGRIGRYLKKGRYAQRVGTGAPVYLAAVLEYLAAEVLELAGNAARDNKKTRIIPRHVLLAVRNDEELGKLLAGVTFAHGGVLPNINPVLLPKKTAEKAPKEPKSPAKAGKSPKKA from the exons ATGGAGACTGGTGGAAAAGCGAAGAAAGGATTTGGAGGAAGGAAAGGCGGCGGTCCAAGGAAGAAGGCCGTGACTCGGTCTGTCCGGGCCGGTTTGCAGTTTCCGGTTGGAAGAATTGGCCGTTACTTGAAGAAAGGACGGTATGCTCAGCGTGTTGGAACCGGAGCTCCGGTTTATCTTGCTGCAGTCCTTGAATACCTTGCTGCTGAG GTTTTGGAATTGGCTGGAAACGCAGCAAGGGACAATAAGAAGACCAGAATCATTCCCCGACATGTGCTCTTGGCAGTGAGGAACGACGAAGAGCTTGGAAAACTATTGGCCGGAGTCACATTCGCTCACGGTGGAGTTTTACCAAACATCAACCCAGTCTTGTTGCCCAAGAAGACCGCGGAGAAGGCTCCCAAGGAGCCAAAGTCGCCAGCGAAGGCCGGAAAGTCACCCAAGAAGGCTTAA
- the LOC108222233 gene encoding zinc finger protein ZAT12: MSMKRGREDELTMANCLMLLSQIGKSQTHLISSGRVYECKTCNRQFPSFQALGGHRASHKRPKLMVGDLLQQVAVKPKTHECSICGVEFALGQALGGHMRRHRAEIEANSTSTTITEANSTSTTISDDDHKAVKAVPILKKSNSCKRVWGLDLNLMPYDNYLKLGW, encoded by the coding sequence ATGTCAATGAAGAGAGGTAGAGAAGATGAATTAACAATGGCCAACTGTCTCATGCTTCTTTCACAAATCGGCAAATCCCAGACTCATCTAATTTCAAGCGGCCGTGTTTACGAATGCAAGACATGTAATCGACAGTTCCCATCGTTCCAAGCGTTAGGTGGTCATCGGGCCAGTCACAAGAGGCCTAAGCTGATGGTTGGAGATCTTCTACAACAAGTAGCGGTGAAGCCGAAGACACACGAGTGCTCAATATGCGGGGTTGAGTTTGCTTTAGGTCAAGCTCTTGGGGGGCACATGAGGCGGCACCGTGCAGAAATAGAGGCTAATTCTACAAGCACTACTATAACGGAGGCTAATTCTACAAGCACTACTATTAGCGATGATGATCATAAGGCTGTGAAGGCGGTGCCCATTTTGAAGAAGAGCAACAGTTGCAAAAGAGTTTGGGGTTTGGATCTGAATTTGATGCcatatgataattatttgaagttGGGATGGTAA
- the LOC108222381 gene encoding zinc finger protein ZAT12, with product MTMKRSREDEQTMANCLMLLSQFGKSQSDLISAGRVYECKTCNRQFPSFQALGGHRASHKKPKLMAGDLLQQVPEKPKTHECSICGAEFALGQALGGHMRRHRVAMEANSSTVTSSDDDHKVGKVAPILKKSNSCKRVWGLDLNLMPYDNYLKLGW from the coding sequence ATGACAATGAAGAGGAGTAGAGAAGATGAACAAACAATGGCTAACTGTCTCATGCTTCTTTCACAGTTCGGCAAATCCCAGTCTGACCTAATTTCAGCCGGCCGTGTTTACGAATGCAAGACATGTAACCGACAGTTCCCATCGTTCCAAGCGTTAGGCGGTCATCGGGCCAGTCACAAGAAGCCTAAATTAATGGCGGGAGATCTTCTACAACAAGTACCGGAGAAGCCAAAGACACATGAGTGCTCAATATGTGGAGCTGAGTTTGCTTTAGGTCAAGCCCTTGGGGGACACATGAGGCGGCACCGTGTAGCCATGGAGGCTAATTCTAGTACAGTCACTAGTAGTGATGATGATCATAAGGTTGGGAAGGTGGCGCCCATTTTGAAGAAGAGCAATAGTTGCAAAAGAGTTTGGGGTTTGGATCTGAATTTGATGCcatatgataattatttgaagttGGGATGGTAG
- the LOC108223882 gene encoding methyl-CpG-binding domain-containing protein 7 isoform X2, with product MGKERDRGSPEMHVPLRLLMPGYGGGVDENDRQLAVYNPPPPVPVCVSRFSLPEGWEVEEIPRADATRVDRYYYETSTGNKFRSLREVERYITGEVYTPRRSRSKTLRIGYRGSRGKSQNSVYRKMVVSGGKSQNSVYRKMVISGGKMLKLEEDEDPSQYQMAIVPARNNSTSSSCPLPDGWVVEEVPRNKPHGYVDRYYYEPGTGRKFRSLLSVRRHLAEQNESSTLSETLAELKEYNLPLSKAFKIGSHVKSSNSLWKNTIPREKVQSATFNSPPLKINWVIASAKGDSWNPFIGGSLVPESVKQQWSKRFMMTVSEGSYSAPDI from the exons ATGGGGAAGGAGCGCGACCGAGGTTCACCGGAAATGCATGTGCCGTTACGGCTGCTCATGCCCGGATACGGCGGCGGCGTCGACGAGAACGACCGGCAGCTGGCGGTGTACAACCCTCCGCCGCCGGTGCCGGTTTGTGTGTCTCGCTTTAGTCTACCGGAAGGTTGGGAGGTTGAAGAGATCCCACGCGCTGATGCTACTCGTGTTGACAGG TATTACTATGAGACATCAACTGGGAACAAGTTCAGATCTCTAAGAGAGGTGGAGAGGTATATTACTGGAGAAGTATATACACCTAGAAGGAGTAGATCAAAGACTTTGAGGATAGGCTATCGTGGATCTCGTGGCAAG TCGCAGAATTCAGTTTACCGCAAGATGGTCGTCTCTGGTGGAAAG TCGCAGAATTCAGTTTACCGCAAGATGGTCATCTCTGGTGGAAAG ATGTTAAAACTTGAGGAGGATGAGGACCCGAGTCAGTATCAAATGGCTATTGTGCCTGCTAGAAACAACTCAACTAGTTCGTCATGCCCACTCCCTGATGGTTGGGTTGTTGAGGAGGTGCCTCGTAATAAGCCTCACGGCTATGTTGACAGG TATTACTATGAGCCAGGGACTGGACGCAAGTTCCGATCTCTATTATCTGTTCGGCGGCACCTCGCAGAACAAAATGAAAGCAGCACATTATCAGAAACACTAGCTGAACTGAAAGAATATAACTTGCCTTTGTCCAAGGCATTTAAGATAGGCAGTCATGTGAAG AGTTCTAACAGTTTGTGGAAGAACACTATCCCGAGGGAGAAAGTGCAGTCAGCAACATTCAACAGCCCCCCCTTGAAAATCAATTGGGTGATTGCTAGTGCAAAGGGAGACTCTTGGAACCCTTTCATTGGTGGATCTCTGGTTCCGGAATCTGTGAAGCAACAATGGTCTAAACGATTCATGATGACCGTCAGTGAAGGCAGCTATTCAGCACCGGACATATAA